A portion of the Trichomycterus rosablanca isolate fTriRos1 chromosome 17, fTriRos1.hap1, whole genome shotgun sequence genome contains these proteins:
- the LOC134331826 gene encoding intestinal-type alkaline phosphatase 1-like, whose protein sequence is MRLGLLILILLCCFIPAQSDTAAEWEADPSYWNLQAKKTLDAALRLRPRAHRAKNIVLFLGDGMGVSTVSAARILRGQMDGGSGEENVLAMDTFPYLALSKTYSVDKQVADSASTATAYHCGVKANSKTVGLSANATAYECNTTFGSEVYSVLHRAKAQGKSVGIVTTTRVQHASPAAAYAHSVSRSWYSDADLPPDALRDGCTDIAHQLITNTDIDVILGGGRMYMTPKGTLDPEYPSSNSRKGDREDKRNLIEEWLSERKDRNAQYVWNKEQFNDVDVNSTHCLMGLFEAKDMRFEVFRNRTRDPSIVDMTEKAIQILSKNPNGFFLFVEDEGRIDHGHHAGIANLALTETVMFDRAIRRASQLTDESETLTIVTADHSHVFTFGGNTPRGNPIFGLAPKKADDSLPFTSILYANGPGYVHVNGTRANVSAVDYFDDEYMQQAAVPLDTETHGGEDVAIYAKGPMAHLFHGVKEQHYVAHVMAYAACLEPYTDCPPVLNSSSRPPPTAPLMLLLVVIFLAAR, encoded by the exons CTGAATGGGAAGCGGATCCGTCCTACTGGAACCTGCAGGCCAAGAAAACTCTGGACGCAGCACTGAGACTCCGACCACGCGCCCACCGGGCCAAGAACATCGTCCTGTTCCTCGGTGACG GTATGGGCGTGTCCACTGTGTCAGCAGCACGAATTCTGAGAGGTCAGATGGACGGAGGATCAGGGGAGGAGAACGTCCTCGCCATGGACACCTTCCCTTACCTGGCTCTGTCAAAG ACGTACAGCGTGGACAAGCAGGTGGCGGACAGTGCCAGCACCGCCACGGCGTATCACTGCGGCGTCAAGGCCAACTCCAAAACCGTGGGTCTGAGCGCCAACGCCACGGCCTACGAGTGCAACACCACCTTCGGAAGCGAAGTTTACTCCGTCCTGCACCGCGCCAAAGCACAAG gtAAATCGGTGGGCATCGTGACCACCACGCGGGTTCAGCACGCGTCTCCGGCGGCCGCGTACGCCCACTCGGTGAGTCGCAGCTGGTACAGCGACGCCGATTTACCCCCCGACGCCCTGAGGGACGGCTGCACCGACATCGCCCACCAGCTCATCACCAACACCGACATCGAC GTCATCCTCGGAGGTGGTCGGATGTACATGACACCCAAAGGGACTCTGGACCCGGAATATCCATCGTCAAATTCACGGAAAGGAGACCGCGAGGACAAGAGGAACCTGATCGAGGAGTGGCTGAGTGAAAGGAAG GACAGAAACGCTCAGTATGTTTGGAATAAGGAGCAGTTTAATGACGTGGATGTGAACAGCACGCACTGCCTGATGG GTCTGTTTGAAGCGAAGGACATGAGGTTCGAGGTTTTCCGGAATCGAACCCGCGACCCGTCCATCGTGGACATGACGGAAAAAGCCATTCAGATCCTGAGCAAGAACCCGAACGGCTTTTTCCTCTTCGTGGAAGATGA agGGAGAATCGACCACGGGCACCACGCTGGCATCGCAAATCTGGCGCTAACGGAGACGGTGATGTTCGACCGAGCGATACGCCGAGCGTCTCAGCTCACCGACGAGTCTGAAACTCTCACCATCGTCACGGCCGACCACTCTCACGTCTTCACCTTCGGCGGGAACACTCCCCGGGGGAACCCCATTTTCG GTCTGGCACCCAAGAAGGCGGACGACAGTCTTCCATTCACAAGCATCCTGTACGCTAACGGACCCGGATACGTCCACGTCAACGGGACCAGGGCCAACGTGTCGGCGGTGGACTATT TTGATGATGAGTACATGCAGCAGGCCGCCGTGCCGCTGGACACCGAGACTCACGGCGGTGAAGACGTAGCCATTTATGCTAAAGGCCCGATGGCGCATCTGTTCCACGGTGTTAAGGAGCAGCATTACGTTGCTCATGTGATGGCGTACGCCGCCTGTCTGGAACCCTACACCGACTGCCCGCCCGTCCTCAACTCCTCGTCCAGACCTCCGCCCACAGCGCCGCTAATGTTATTACTCGTAGTGATTTTTCTTGCCGCTAGATGA